In Thermomonas paludicola, the following are encoded in one genomic region:
- the ruvA gene encoding Holliday junction branch migration protein RuvA: MIGRLKGILIHKAPPWIVVDVGGVGYELEAPMSTFYDLPEVGREVFLFTHYAQKEDSVSLYGFLRDAERRLFRDVQKVSGIGARIALAVLSGVSVADFARLVQTGDIAALTRIPGIGKKTAERMVVELRDRAADLGGESVVGGMALPGDPVSEACNALQALGYKPAEADRMAKKAAANGDDVPAIIRKALQSALR; this comes from the coding sequence ATGATCGGTCGGTTGAAAGGCATCCTGATTCACAAGGCGCCGCCGTGGATCGTGGTGGACGTGGGCGGTGTCGGCTACGAGCTGGAAGCACCGATGAGCACCTTCTACGACCTGCCCGAGGTGGGCCGGGAAGTGTTCCTGTTCACCCACTACGCGCAGAAGGAAGACAGCGTGTCGCTGTACGGCTTCCTGCGCGATGCCGAGCGGCGGCTGTTCCGCGACGTGCAGAAAGTGTCGGGAATCGGCGCCAGGATCGCGCTGGCGGTGCTCTCGGGCGTGAGCGTTGCCGACTTCGCGCGCCTGGTGCAAACCGGCGACATTGCGGCGCTGACCCGCATTCCAGGCATCGGCAAGAAGACCGCCGAGCGCATGGTCGTCGAGTTGCGCGATCGTGCCGCTGACCTGGGCGGCGAAAGCGTCGTGGGCGGCATGGCGCTGCCGGGCGACCCGGTCTCCGAGGCATGCAATGCGCTGCAGGCGCTGGGTTACAAGCCGGCCGAGGCGGATCGCATGGCGAAAAAAGCCGCTGCCAACGGCGACGACGTCCCTGCCATCATCCGCAAAGCGCTACAGTCCGCGCTGCGCTGA
- the ruvC gene encoding crossover junction endodeoxyribonuclease RuvC, with protein sequence MSKPESSVRTPAAVRVLGIDPGSQRTGVGIIDVAADGKVIHVHHQPLVLLAADSFPLRLRLLLDGLWALIEQYAPDEVAVEQVFLSNNAMSALKLGQARGAAVAACVARDLPVSEYAAKEIKLALVGSGGADKTQVQHMVGAMLGLAGKLQADAADALAVAITHAHVRASAQRLGVAASIAWGRKGRGRR encoded by the coding sequence ATGTCAAAACCCGAATCCAGCGTCCGGACTCCCGCAGCCGTCAGGGTGCTGGGGATCGATCCAGGCTCGCAGCGCACCGGCGTCGGCATCATCGACGTCGCCGCGGATGGCAAGGTGATCCACGTCCATCACCAGCCGCTGGTGCTGCTGGCGGCCGACTCCTTCCCGCTGCGCCTGCGCCTGCTGCTGGACGGACTGTGGGCGCTGATCGAGCAATACGCGCCGGATGAAGTCGCGGTGGAACAGGTGTTCCTGTCCAACAACGCGATGTCCGCGCTCAAGCTTGGGCAAGCGCGCGGCGCAGCGGTCGCCGCATGCGTGGCGCGCGACTTGCCGGTGAGCGAATATGCCGCCAAGGAAATCAAGCTGGCGCTGGTCGGCAGCGGCGGCGCCGACAAGACGCAGGTGCAACACATGGTGGGGGCGATGTTGGGGCTGGCCGGCAAGTTGCAGGCCGATGCCGCCGACGCGCTGGCGGTGGCGATCACCCACGCGCATGTGCGCGCGAGTGCGCAACGGCTGGGCGTGGCCGCAAGCATCGCCTGGGGACGCAAAGGCAGGGGACGGCGATGA